The genomic interval GGAGTCCACGTTCCTGTCCGTGGAGGTCTACAAGCTCTACACCGAGGGCAAGGCTCCGGTCGCCGCGGCGGCGTTCGTCCTGCTCATCATCGGCTTCGCCGTCCTCTACGGGCTCGCGCAGCTCATCCGCCTGCTCGTCGCGCGGGCCGCGCGCGTGCCCCGCGAGGCCGCTGCGCCGGCCGCGCCCGCGAAGACCGACACCGTGACCATCGCGACCCGGCGGCCCCGCGCCCCGCAGCGCGTCCGTTCCTGAACCCGGAGGAGACCCCCATGACCGCACCCAGGCAGATGGCGCTGACGACCTTCGTCATGCCCCTCGGATACCACCGCAACAGCTGGCGCCGTCCCGGGAGCCGCGCCGAGGAGGTGCCCGGCCTCGCCTTCCTCGCCGACATCGCGCGCAAGGCCGAGCAGGCGAAGCTCGACGCGCTGTTCTTCGGCGACGTCGTGCACGCGACCCCCACCATGCGGGGGGACACCATGATGAACGGCTTCTACGAGCCGATGACCACGCTCTCCGCGCTGGCCGCATGCACCTCGCGCATCGGCCTCATCGGCACGATGTCCACCTCCCTTACGGAGCCGTATAACACGGCGCGGCAGCTCGCCTCGCTCGACCATCTCTCCGGCGGACGCGCCGGGTGGAACATCGTCACCTCGGCCGACGGCTTCCGCAACTTCGGCGTCCCGAGCGCGCCCGAGCCGGCGGAGCGCTACCGGCGGGCCGCCGAGTTCGTGGCCGTGGTGGAGGCGCTCTGGGACAGCTGGTCGGACGACGCGGTGGTCGTCGACCGGGAGGGCGGGCGCTGGCTGGATACGGCGAAACTGCGCCGGATCGACTTCGCCGGCGAGTACTTCGACGTCGAGGGGCCGATCAACATCCCGCGCTCGCCGCAGGGCCGCCCGGTGCTCGTGCAGGCCGGATCCTCGGGGCCGGGGATGGCGCTCGGAACCTCGGTGGCCGACGCCATCTACACCGCGCAGCCGGACCACGCGCAGGCGGTCGAGTTCTACGCGCGCAGCAAGCGGATGATCGCGGAGGCCGGGCGCGATCCCGAGCACGTGAAGATCATCCCGGGGATCGTGCCGGTCGTCGCGGACACCCAGCGCGAGGCCGACGAGATCGCCGCCGAGCTCAGCTCCTTCCTCGACGTCGAACAGGGGCGCGTGCAGATCGCCGGCGACCTCGGGGTCGACCTCGCCGACCTCGAGCTCGACGAGGCGATCCCGGCCGAGCGCTTCGCCGAGATCGGCACGCTCTCGAGCCGCCAGGGCATCTACCGGCGCAAGTCGCTCGAGCAGGGGCTGACGCTCCGCGAGCTCATCTTCGACCGGGCGCGATCGACGGGGCACCAGTGGATCGCGGGCACCGCGGCGACGATCGCCGATCGCATGCAGGAGTGGTTCGAGTCGCGCGCCTGCGACGGCTTCAACCTCAACTCGCCCTACAACCCCGACGGCTTCGACCGGATCTGCGACGGCCTCGTCCCCGAGCTGCAGGAGCGCGGGCTCTTCCGCGCCGAGTACGCGGAGACCACGCTGCGCGGCCACCTGGGCCTCGCGCGGCCCGCGGTCGAGTTCTGAGCGGAACGGAAGGAGACGCGGCCATGCAGGAGCGCATCATCACCCGGCCGGGAGTGGATCCGGACGAGGTCGTCGGGAAGCCGCCGCCCCCGCCGCTGCGGCACGAACTGGTCGAGCATCCGGAGCTCGTCGTGGAACGCGACCTGCCGCTGCGCATGCGCGACGGCGTGCGGATCTACGTCGACGTCTACCGCCCGTCCCGGGAGGCGACGGGACTCCCGGTGCTCCTGGCCTGGGGGCCGTACGGCAAGCACTGGGTGACCTCCCGCACCTTCGCGGGCTCGGGCGTCGACCCCGAGTGGGTGTCCGAGTTCACGGGATTCGAGGCCCCCGATCCGCGGTACTGGACCGCCCACGGCTACGCCGTGGTGTTCGCCGACCCCCGGGGGCTCTGGCACTCGGAGGGCGATTTCTCGCACAACGGGCCGCAGGAGCGCGAGGATCTGTACGACGCGATCGAGGCGCTCGCCGCCGCGGACTGGGCGAACGGCCGCGTCGGCATGCTCGGCGTCTCCTACCTCGCGGGAGCGCAGTACCAGGCCGCGGCCGCCGCGCCCCCGTCGCTGCGGGCGATCAGTCCCTGGGAGTGCTTCTCGGACTGGTACCGGGAGTTCGCGACCCACGGCGGGATCCCCGAGACCGGGTTCCGCCCGAGGGTCTCGCAGAACGTGTCGTACGGCCTCTCGCGGACCGAGGACACGGCGGCGAACCTCGCGGCCCACCCGCTCGACGACGACTACTACGCGGACAAGTACGGAGACCTCTCCGAGATCGCCGTGCCGGCCTACGTGGTCGCGTCCTGGAGCGATCACGGGCTGCATTCGCGCGGCACCCTGAACGCCTTCGCGGCGATCGCCTCGGAGCACAAGTGGCTCGAGATCCACGGGCAGAAGAAGTGGGAGTACTTCTACACGCCCGAGAGCGTCGAGCGCCAGCGGCGCTTCTTCGACGCCTTCCTCCGCGACGGCGGCGGCGCGGGCGCCCTCGCGGACTGGCCCCGGGTGCGCCTCGAGGTGCGCGACACGGGCGATCCCCGCGCGTCGCGCTGGGAGGAACTCGCGGACTGGCCGCCGCCCGACCGCCACGAGGTCTGGCACCTCGACGCGGCCGGCGGCCGTCTCGGCCCCGCCGCGCCCGACGCGGAGCGGACCGTGACCCTCGACCCGCTCGCGGAGACGGCGACGTTCACCCGGGTGTTCTCGGAGGAGACCCGGATCGTCGGGCCGATGGCGCTCCGGCTCTGGCTGAGCGCCGACGACGCCGACGACGCCGACGTCTTCGTGATCGTGCGCAAGCTCGGCGCCGACGGCGAGGAGATCCGCTTCCCCTTCAACGCGCTGTTCGCCGATGGGCCGGTGGCGCTCGGCTGGCTGCGCGCCAGCCACCGGGCGCTCGCCCCTGAGGCGTCCACGGCGCTCGTTCCCGTCCACCCCCACGACCGCGAGGAGCCGCTCGTTCCCGGGGAGCCCGTACGGCTCGACATCGAGATCTGGGCCTCGGGCACGGTGTTCCACCCCGGCGAGCGCCTCGCCGTCGACGTCCAGGGACGCGACTTCGTGAAGCGGGCGCCCGCGGACGGCGTGCCGCCCCTGCAGATCCTCCACGAGGACCTCCGGAACTCGGGTGCGTGGACCCTCTGGACGGGGCCCGAGCACCCCTCGGCCCTCGTCGTGCCGCGGAGCTGACGACGGCGAACGGCCGAGGCCCCCGCACCGATCCGGGATCGGTGCGGGGGCCTCGGCCGTTCCTGCTGCGCCGTCCTAGGCGTCGGCCTTCGCGAGGTCGTGCGTGTTCAGCGCGCGGAAGGCGAGGGCCGCGAGCGCGCCGCCGACGAGCGGGGCGAGCACGTACAGCCAGATGTACGCCCAGTCGAACTGGCCGCTGATGGAGAGGCCGAACGCGACGGCCGGGTTGAAGCCGCCGCCCGAGACGCCGCCGACGGCGATCGCGCCGGCCGTGACCGTGCCGCCGATGGCGAGACCGTAGAAGGAGTTGCCGTCGTTGTCCTTCGAGGTCGCGACGTTCAGCACGACGTAGACGAGGATGAAGGTCACGATGAGCTCGACGATGAACGCCGGGGCGAGCTCGATCTCGGTGGGCGCTGCGGGGCGCTCCCAGATGGCCATGCTCGCGAGCGCGGCGAGGGCCGCGCCGATGAGCTGCGCGACGACGTAGGCGATGAAGCCGACGCCGTCGAGCGCGCCGCGGATGAGCGCGCCCAGGGAGACGGCAGGGTTCAGATGCGCCCCCGAGATGTGGCCGGTCGCGTAGACGAGCACCATGAGGGTGAAACCGATGGCGACGGGCGTCAGATCGCTGCCGCTGTTGACCGCGGCGATGATCGTGAAGACGAACAGGAAGGTGGCGAGTGCTTCAGCTACCGCATTGCGCACGGTACCGGTCATGAGGGCTCTCTTTCTCGGAGTGTCCAGGGTGATTTCTCAGGCGGCTCCCATTATGTCAAACCGCCTGACCTCTGAACAGGGGTATTGCCGCGCGGCGTCATCATCGATGCACGTGCTCGCCCTCGCTCCGATGGCTCGCCGGCTCCAGCTGCAGCGTGACGTGCGCGGTGCCGAAGTGCTCGCGGAGGCAGGATCGGAGCTCGTCGAGAACGGCGTGGTAGGCGCGCTCGCCCCAGGCCTCGTCGGCGATGGTCACGTGCGCGGAGAACGCCGGCACCCCCGAGGTGATCGTCCACGCGTGCAGGTCGTGCACGGCCGTCACCCCGGGCACCGCGAGCATGTGGGCGCGGGCGGCGTCGACATCGATGTGCTTGGGGCTCGCCTCGAGGAGCACGTCGACGACGTCGCGCAGCAGGCTGATCGCGCGGGGGAGGATGAGCACCGCGATGAGGATCGAGGCGATCTGGTCGGCGGGGGTCCAGCCGGTGAGCAGGATCACGATGCCGGCGGCGATCACGAGGACCGAGCCGAGGAGGTCGCCGAGCACTTCGAGGTAGGCGCCGCGCACGTTGAGGCTCTCGCGCTGCCCGGAGCGGAGGATGAGCAGCGAGGCGAGGTTGGCCGCGGCGCCGATGATCGCCGCGACGAGCATCGGGCCCGACTGCACCTCGACCTCGCTGCCGAAGCGCGCGATCGCCTGCGCGAAGATGACGACGGCGATGACGCCGAGCACGATCCCGTTCACGAGCGCGGCGAGGATCTCGACGCGGAGGTAGCCGAAGGTGCGCTTCGAGGTCGCGGGAAGCCCCGCGATGAGGCTCGCGATGAGGGCGATGGCGACGCCGGTCGCGTCGGTGAGCATGTGCCCGGCGTCGGCGAGCAGCGAGAGGGAGTTCGAGACGACCGCGCCGATGACCTGGACGAGGAAGACCGTGAGGGTGATCGCGAGGACGAGGATCAGCCGCCGGCGGTGCCGCCCCGTCGCCGTGCCGTGGGCGTCAAGTCCGTGGTCGTGCCCGTGCCCGTGCCCTCCCATCGCGGTCGCGGCGGGGGCGGGCGTCTCCGGGTGCCCCGTGCTGAACCCCGGGCCGGGGGCGCAGTCCTCCGGCGCGCCGGCGCCGCGGTCGCCTGCGCGCGGCCCGCCGGTCCCGCGATCACCGTTCCCGGGCCCGCCGGGGGCCGCCCCGGTCGCGTCGTCGTGTTCGTGCATGGCGCTCTTCGGCCTCCTGTCCGCTTCGCGTCCAGCATACCCCTCTGGGGTATGCTTCGCGATCCTTCCGGGCGGCGGTCCGCGACTCAGCCGCGCAGGGCGTCGAGCACCGCGGCGATCCGCCGCTCCCGCGTCTCGGACCGCTTCGCCTCGGCCACCGCGCGGGCGTGCTCCTTGTGGTGCGAGGGAGCGAGGGCGTCGAAGGCGCGGCGCAGCTGCGGCTCGGCGTCCAGTGCCGCGGCGAGCTCGGCGGGCAGGTCGACCGCGCGCTCCGCCGTGTCCAGGGCGATCTCGGCCTCCACGGCGTCGCCGATCTCCACGCCGAGCTCGGCGCGCGCGGCCTTCGACAGGCCGATGAGGGAGCGGCCGCCCATCGAGCCGAGCCGCAGCCGGGCCGTCCGGCCGCCGATGGTCACGAGCACGGCGGCGCGCTTGCCCCCGCCGAGCTCCGCCACCTGATCGGCGCTCAGCTCGAGCGCGGTCGCGGGCCCCTCGGGGGCGAGAACGGTGCTGATCCGGAGGCTCATGCGCTCCAGTATCGCCCGCCCGGGCGTGCGCGTCCAGGGGCGGGGGTCGTCCGCCGGCCACGGCGCACGCGATACGCTCGAGGATATGGATTCCGCCCGCCCCGCTCCGCTGCGCATCGGCTTCGTCATGCTGCACACCTCGCCGCTCGACG from Leucobacter allii carries:
- a CDS encoding cation diffusion facilitator family transporter, whose translation is MGGHGHGHDHGLDAHGTATGRHRRRLILVLAITLTVFLVQVIGAVVSNSLSLLADAGHMLTDATGVAIALIASLIAGLPATSKRTFGYLRVEILAALVNGIVLGVIAVVIFAQAIARFGSEVEVQSGPMLVAAIIGAAANLASLLILRSGQRESLNVRGAYLEVLGDLLGSVLVIAAGIVILLTGWTPADQIASILIAVLILPRAISLLRDVVDVLLEASPKHIDVDAARAHMLAVPGVTAVHDLHAWTITSGVPAFSAHVTIADEAWGERAYHAVLDELRSCLREHFGTAHVTLQLEPASHRSEGEHVHR
- a CDS encoding YdeI/OmpD-associated family protein yields the protein MSLRISTVLAPEGPATALELSADQVAELGGGKRAAVLVTIGGRTARLRLGSMGGRSLIGLSKAARAELGVEIGDAVEAEIALDTAERAVDLPAELAAALDAEPQLRRAFDALAPSHHKEHARAVAEAKRSETRERRIAAVLDALRG
- a CDS encoding CocE/NonD family hydrolase, with translation MQERIITRPGVDPDEVVGKPPPPPLRHELVEHPELVVERDLPLRMRDGVRIYVDVYRPSREATGLPVLLAWGPYGKHWVTSRTFAGSGVDPEWVSEFTGFEAPDPRYWTAHGYAVVFADPRGLWHSEGDFSHNGPQEREDLYDAIEALAAADWANGRVGMLGVSYLAGAQYQAAAAAPPSLRAISPWECFSDWYREFATHGGIPETGFRPRVSQNVSYGLSRTEDTAANLAAHPLDDDYYADKYGDLSEIAVPAYVVASWSDHGLHSRGTLNAFAAIASEHKWLEIHGQKKWEYFYTPESVERQRRFFDAFLRDGGGAGALADWPRVRLEVRDTGDPRASRWEELADWPPPDRHEVWHLDAAGGRLGPAAPDAERTVTLDPLAETATFTRVFSEETRIVGPMALRLWLSADDADDADVFVIVRKLGADGEEIRFPFNALFADGPVALGWLRASHRALAPEASTALVPVHPHDREEPLVPGEPVRLDIEIWASGTVFHPGERLAVDVQGRDFVKRAPADGVPPLQILHEDLRNSGAWTLWTGPEHPSALVVPRS
- a CDS encoding MIP/aquaporin family protein, with translation MTGTVRNAVAEALATFLFVFTIIAAVNSGSDLTPVAIGFTLMVLVYATGHISGAHLNPAVSLGALIRGALDGVGFIAYVVAQLIGAALAALASMAIWERPAAPTEIELAPAFIVELIVTFILVYVVLNVATSKDNDGNSFYGLAIGGTVTAGAIAVGGVSGGGFNPAVAFGLSISGQFDWAYIWLYVLAPLVGGALAALAFRALNTHDLAKADA
- a CDS encoding LLM class flavin-dependent oxidoreductase is translated as MTAPRQMALTTFVMPLGYHRNSWRRPGSRAEEVPGLAFLADIARKAEQAKLDALFFGDVVHATPTMRGDTMMNGFYEPMTTLSALAACTSRIGLIGTMSTSLTEPYNTARQLASLDHLSGGRAGWNIVTSADGFRNFGVPSAPEPAERYRRAAEFVAVVEALWDSWSDDAVVVDREGGRWLDTAKLRRIDFAGEYFDVEGPINIPRSPQGRPVLVQAGSSGPGMALGTSVADAIYTAQPDHAQAVEFYARSKRMIAEAGRDPEHVKIIPGIVPVVADTQREADEIAAELSSFLDVEQGRVQIAGDLGVDLADLELDEAIPAERFAEIGTLSSRQGIYRRKSLEQGLTLRELIFDRARSTGHQWIAGTAATIADRMQEWFESRACDGFNLNSPYNPDGFDRICDGLVPELQERGLFRAEYAETTLRGHLGLARPAVEF